Below is a window of Anaerolineales bacterium DNA.
GCCTGATCTCCATGTTCCATTTGGAGGTCAACATCCTGCGCGCCCAGGTGACGCGCGAGGAGGGGTGGCTGATCGTCGAAATCGACGGCGATCCGCGCCAACTTTCCGCCGCCCGGGATTGGTTAGCTAAAGAAGGAATCGAGGTCATCGAAGATCCGGACTTGGACGCCGGAGGATGAACCGAGCGGCGTCCGATACCCGCCGCTTCGAGCGGGGAGAGCTTTGGATGGGCCGGGAGAAGCGCGGCCGGCGCTCTCCCTGGGCGGCGGACTTTTCCTGCGGACCGCACGGCCTGCACACCGCCGAGCGGCGGGTGTTGGGCGCCCGAAGCGCCCGACTCGGCGCCGACGACTTAAATGATCAGTGAACCGCCCCCTCCGTCGGCCAATCCCGAACCTCCGATTCGCTCCCGCATTTCCATCCCCGGGCGAGGGGGATGGGCGCTCAGGGCAAGCATCGCTCTGATCTCCCGGGTGTTGCGCTTCGCCTTCCATCTGCTCTACTACCCGCTGGCCTTCACCTACGACGCCGTCGCCTGGATCGTCTCGGCCGGCGAGTGGGCCGAGTGGAGGCGCTGCGTCATCCCCCATCTCCTCCCCGGGCCGGTATTGGAAATCGCGCACGGGACCGGGACGCTGGCGCTTGACATGGCGGAGGGGGGATACGCCGTGACGGCGGTCGACCTTTCCCCGGCGATGGGGAGGATCGCCCGCGGGAAGAAGCGCCGGTGGCTCGCGCGCCGACCTTCCGGCGGCGATAACCCCTCCGCCGGTCCGGCCTTTATCCGGGCGGATACAGGCGGGCT
It encodes the following:
- a CDS encoding NIL domain-containing protein; translated protein: MATILLLNYPPALVSRPVVASLISMFHLEVNILRAQVTREEGWLIVEIDGDPRQLSAARDWLAKEGIEVIEDPDLDAGG
- a CDS encoding methyltransferase domain-containing protein, which encodes MISEPPPPSANPEPPIRSRISIPGRGGWALRASIALISRVLRFAFHLLYYPLAFTYDAVAWIVSAGEWAEWRRCVIPHLLPGPVLEIAHGTGTLALDMAEGGYAVTAVDLSPAMGRIARGKKRRWLARRPSGGDNPSAGPAFIRADTGGLPFRADYFSSATATFPADFLFEPATFRSVHRVLRPGGRWIILLTAFPEWFAQRLLPQEDSRVLGGMSGPLIRALGDCGFSVRIEIVRRPRSRVLLILAQKRQET